A window from Intestinimonas massiliensis (ex Afouda et al. 2020) encodes these proteins:
- the prfB gene encoding peptide chain release factor 2, protein MLQFDEYKVKLNNLRPALEELSQALNLASAAQELEMLESESAAPGFWDNLEKSQKVTQRMKQLQNKLEAQKRRESHWEDLLTLCEMGNEEEDGSLVPEVEEGYARLEQDMEEARLSTLLTGEYDNSNAILTIHAGAGGTEAQDWAQMLYRMYTRWAERHDYTYQVVDYLDGDEAGIKSATIMIQGENAYGHLKSEHGVHRLVRVSPFDANARRQTSFAALEVMPEIPDDVEVDIRPEDIEMQVYRSSGAGGQHINKTSSAVRLIHKPTGVVVACQTERSQFQNKDTCMRMLRSKLVELKMQEHAEKISDIKGVQLKIEWGSQIRSYVFMPYQLVKDNRTAYETSNINAVMDGDLDGFINAYLTCEATGNWATK, encoded by the coding sequence ATGCTGCAGTTTGATGAATATAAGGTGAAGCTGAACAATCTGCGCCCCGCTCTGGAGGAGCTGTCCCAGGCCCTGAACCTGGCCAGCGCCGCCCAGGAGCTGGAGATGCTGGAGTCGGAGAGCGCCGCTCCCGGATTTTGGGACAACCTGGAAAAATCCCAGAAGGTGACCCAGCGGATGAAGCAGCTCCAGAACAAGCTGGAGGCCCAGAAGCGCCGGGAGAGCCACTGGGAGGACCTGCTGACCCTGTGCGAGATGGGCAACGAGGAGGAGGACGGCTCCCTGGTGCCCGAGGTGGAGGAGGGGTACGCCAGACTGGAGCAGGACATGGAGGAGGCCCGGCTGTCCACCCTGCTCACCGGCGAGTACGACAACTCCAACGCCATCCTCACCATCCACGCCGGGGCCGGCGGCACCGAGGCCCAGGACTGGGCCCAGATGCTCTACCGCATGTACACCCGCTGGGCCGAGCGCCACGACTATACCTATCAGGTGGTGGACTACCTGGACGGCGACGAGGCCGGCATTAAGTCCGCCACCATCATGATCCAGGGGGAGAACGCCTACGGCCACCTGAAGAGCGAGCACGGCGTCCACCGGCTGGTGCGGGTGTCCCCCTTCGACGCCAACGCCAGGCGGCAGACCTCCTTCGCCGCCCTGGAGGTCATGCCGGAGATCCCCGACGACGTAGAGGTGGACATCCGGCCCGAGGACATCGAGATGCAGGTCTACCGCTCCTCCGGCGCCGGCGGCCAGCACATCAACAAGACCTCCTCCGCCGTCCGACTCATCCACAAGCCCACCGGCGTGGTGGTGGCCTGCCAGACCGAGCGGAGCCAGTTTCAAAACAAGGACACCTGTATGCGGATGCTCCGCTCCAAGCTGGTGGAGCTCAAGATGCAGGAGCACGCGGAAAAGATCTCCGACATCAAGGGCGTGCAGCTTAAGATCGAATGGGGCAGCCAGATCCGCTCCTACGTCTTTATGCCCTACCAACTGGTGAAGGACAACCGCACCGCCTATGAGACCAGCAACATCAACGCCGTCATGGACGGCGATTTGGATGGATTCATCAACGCCTACCTCACCTGTGAGGCTACGGGCAACTGGGCGACCAAATAA
- a CDS encoding GntP family permease has protein sequence MNFGILVLVIALILFGVLAFKQLSALILAPLVTIFVIVFSGLASGSEIAILASLKNDFMPAASSYVTSYFLTFFVGALFGAVYQFTGAAKSIAKFLAGLCHGKLVAPIVMTITGILTYGGVSGFVVFFVIYPIALQLFRQANLTRRLIPAAISAGCWTFSMYGPGSPSIQNVIPIQSLGTTPTAGGIGAWAAMIASYVLIFAWLEYRSRFFTKKGIVFIDSSLRTQLDPSELTEDENEDLPSPIIAFIPIILILFFFNAPLFQRADGTMGGLPVETSVFIGVAAATILMFPRVKGGINGWVQVFNKGAADSGVAILNTAIVVGFGGVVKGTQGFADLVEALKHLNMHPLFFVMITVAICAGACGSASGGMGVAFDALKDTYAALGATMPQVHRIAAIAAGTLDTLPHQGAQITLLGICKMTHKEAYFDIMVTQIIIPFIACFLFIGLSVMGLC, from the coding sequence TTGAACTTTGGAATTTTGGTTCTGGTGATTGCCCTGATCCTGTTCGGCGTGCTGGCATTCAAGCAACTGTCGGCCCTGATTCTGGCTCCCCTGGTCACCATCTTCGTCATCGTGTTCTCCGGCCTGGCCTCCGGCAGCGAGATCGCCATCCTGGCCAGTCTGAAGAACGACTTTATGCCCGCCGCCTCCTCCTACGTGACGAGCTATTTCCTGACATTCTTCGTCGGGGCTCTGTTTGGCGCCGTCTACCAGTTCACCGGCGCGGCTAAGTCCATCGCCAAGTTCCTAGCCGGACTGTGCCACGGCAAGCTGGTCGCACCCATCGTCATGACCATCACCGGCATTCTGACCTACGGCGGCGTGTCCGGCTTCGTGGTCTTCTTCGTCATCTATCCCATCGCCCTGCAGCTCTTCCGGCAGGCCAACCTGACGAGAAGGCTGATCCCCGCCGCCATCTCCGCCGGCTGCTGGACCTTCTCTATGTACGGCCCGGGCTCCCCCTCCATCCAGAACGTCATTCCCATCCAGTCCTTGGGCACCACGCCCACCGCCGGCGGTATCGGCGCCTGGGCGGCCATGATTGCCTCCTATGTGCTGATCTTCGCCTGGCTGGAGTACCGCTCCCGCTTCTTCACCAAGAAGGGCATCGTGTTCATCGACAGCTCCCTGCGCACCCAACTGGACCCCAGCGAGCTGACGGAGGACGAGAATGAGGACCTCCCCAGCCCCATCATTGCCTTCATCCCCATCATCCTCATCCTGTTCTTCTTCAATGCACCCCTGTTCCAGAGGGCTGACGGCACCATGGGCGGCCTGCCCGTCGAGACCTCCGTATTCATCGGTGTGGCTGCTGCCACCATCCTGATGTTCCCCCGGGTCAAGGGCGGCATCAATGGATGGGTCCAGGTGTTCAATAAGGGCGCTGCCGATTCCGGCGTGGCCATCCTGAACACCGCCATCGTCGTCGGCTTCGGCGGCGTGGTCAAGGGTACCCAGGGCTTTGCCGATCTGGTGGAGGCCCTCAAGCACCTCAACATGCACCCCCTCTTCTTCGTCATGATCACCGTGGCCATCTGCGCCGGCGCCTGCGGCTCCGCCTCCGGCGGCATGGGCGTGGCCTTTGACGCCCTGAAGGACACCTACGCCGCTCTGGGCGCCACCATGCCCCAGGTCCACCGGATCGCCGCCATCGCCGCCGGTACGCTGGACACTCTGCCCCATCAGGGCGCGCAGATCACGCTGCTGGGTATCTGCAAGATGACCCACAAGGAAGCCTATTTCGACATCATGGTGACCCAGATCATCATTCCCTTCATCGCCTGTTTCCTGTTCATCGGCCTGTCTGTCATGGGCCTCTGCTGA